TCGCAAAAATTACGCCAATATATTTTGCCTCCTGGGGATCTCGTAACAGACAATGGCGTGCCACCGCTGCCATTCTtagataatttaataaattctGTATGGCTTCGCAATCTCAAAAGGCAGAAATAAAGAGTACATAAATGAACGGCCAAACAGTTGTCacgtgtttttattgtttttaataatagGGATGGAGTGTCAACTCTAGATGATTGTTATATGCCCTTTGGACCCGCTCTGTATATTTTGATTGGTGGAAAACGCTTGGGGCTTGGATCTAGAAAAGGAGGAGAGCGAGAACGCCCCTCAATATCTTCCCGCGAAGGTGACAGCCTTGTTGTGCAAAGCTCGAAGAAGGTGGAAGATACATCGTGACACGTCTGTAGAAAGTTTAAGATGGCTGACGGAAAAATGAACTTGATTAAATaccttgtttttttctttaactttttattttggGTAAGTTGTTGCTGTTTGTTGTTTCAGATATGTTTAGAAAGGTTTATTTGCAATATTTCAGGTCTAAATAAGCTGGCTATGGCTTAAAATCAGTACTTAGCGTacagtttttaaactgtctggGGGGTAGAAGTGCTTGAAAATGTTGTTGGTTGATGATTTGTCTGAAATTTCCTCTTTCAGGGGTGAAAATTACGTTCTGTTCAAGGAAACTGAACGATTTGAACGATTAGCAAAACTGGAATACAAATCGAGTAAAAACTAAAAGTAGTTGTAATGAAAGTTTAACATAAGTAGTTATCTTTCTCTTTTTTAGCTCAGTGGATTGGCATTAATTATCGTTGGAGGTATAATCCGAGATAGATATGGTGACTACTTATCGTACGCTGATAACAAATTTGCCAATGCATCggtgtttattattattgtcggagtaattgtttttgttattggaTTTCTTGGATGTTGTGGTGCCATCAAGGAAAACTATTTCATGATGGTTGCTTTCTCCGCTCTTCTGggtataatatttattttggaaATAGTTGCTGGTGCTCTTGGATTTGCATACAAGAAAAAGGTAAATTTAGAGAAGTTAGCCTGTTAATTTAATTGCTGTATTTTGCTATATTAAAggtatatttcttattttcttaagGCTGAGGATGTAGCAACAAAGGCATTGGATAAGGCAGTGGAAGATTATCTAAGGCAACCTGGAGCTAAAAAAATACTTGACTGGGCTCAACAGAAATTCAGTTGTTGTGGTACATATGGTCCAGATGATTATAAATTGTCGCCTGCAAGTTCAAGCTCAAATTCATCTACAAATGCGACTTCCTCAGTATGTGGAGATAAAACACCAAGATCTTGTCATGCAGGAAATGAATGCAGTGGTTCTCAATTTCCGGACGGATGCAAAAAAGAGTTTATTACGTTTCTAAAGGACCACCTTGTCACAATTGGAGCTGTTGCAATTGGAATTGCATTCATTCAGgttatttttattgctttttaatTTAGAATTCTTTGGcgtttcatatttttaaaaatatatatatatatatttagattCTTGGCATCATCTTTGCCTGCTGTTTGATGAAatctatcaaaaatgaatacgaAGTTGTTTAATGCCAAGTTGTGAAAATAATGGAAAGCTTCTTACAGATAGTGCTGATCCATGTGTACATTTTCTAgggcgtttttttttttaattttttacaaacatttaAATGCATAATTGGGATTTAGATTCTCATTTTTTGTAGCCTTAAGTAACAATctgttatttattttcattctaGTTGATAAGCAGAAGGAATACGACTTctttgttttatgttttgtaaaCTGGACTAGAAAGAATTCActttcataaattatttttgatcTTTGTTCCAAACCGTAGTCCATGTGGTGTTGAAATTATATTGCTTATTTGTGGATAAAGAagttaaacatattttattgcTATTGCAGAAAAAATTTTACATTGACATTTCATCAGGCAAACCTGGAGACATTGCGCAGGAATTATTAATCGCAATGGTTTgtccatttaaaaaataaaaacaatttttagttAGTTTGATTCTCGCTACTACGTTATTACGTGACCCTTCTCTCAACGTACGTTATAAATATAACTCTTTGCGTATCAAATTATTACTTAGAAACGCTGCGTTCAACATGGTATTAGGCGTATCCCATGCAGTGAAAAATTGCTGTTATTACTTAATCAATAAGTAAGCAATTAACAACAACACTTTGCCTTGCTTATTATTGTAATTTTATAAAACTCGTTTTCAACACTACGTCTTTCACATTAAAACTAATTAAGTGAGTACTTAAAATGACGTAGTTTAAGGAGATCATTAATTCCATATCTACCTAAGTAACTATAACAACGAAATAATGCGAAGTAACAACGGAGTCGTATGGAAGCTAGGTGGTTGGTTAAGAAACAGTGACGTCAATTTACTGAGTAAAACAGCGCAAAAGGCATATGTGGTATTTCCTCCCGTTTAAGCCTATTCTTATTAACGGCGCTGTGGTTCTAGTTTGGCTCTGGACGTTGTCCTGTGGTTCGTTCTAGACTCGAGTCTGCGCACATTTATCATTTTACTTATTTCAGCAGAGTAAAGTCTCGAAGTTTACATGTTCAACCTTGATCCTAcatgtagcgttttttgatatgaggatgaaacgcgcaAAAAACGTTACATGCCTTGAGATCGAGGTTATACTATATTGCGCTTTTTTTTCACAGAAGTAAGATCACTCTGTCTGCTATTGTCCGATTCTTAGAAATTTGTCCGGCGTAATGAAATCTAAACGTTAATCAGGTATCCGCCTTCGGGGTGTCGGTTAAGAGCTAGACATATTAAGGTATTAAAGACAAAAACTCACGGATGAAATTGAAAGAGATTATAGTTAGCTTCTcataatttaaaagatttatttacacgtctttcacattataaattacataattttcatttttactttCTACATACGAAGCTAACTCTCGACTTCTTCTTTGATAACCTTTATGTCATCACCACCTCGCATTCTTTTTGCAAGTTCCATGTTTTGAAATCCATCTAGAAACAAAATTGTGTAGAAATTGCTTGAATCAATCCAACCACTTTAGAGTCGCAAAATTTTAGGTGATATCCCGAAATTGACATGCCTGCATTTACCTTATTCGCAAAAGATTTTATCGCGCAAGAAAATCTGTAGTACAGATAATTGCGCGCGAAACCTTTTCCGTAAAAATATAGCAGTACAGCTTACATAACGCTCCTAAAAACTCCATGGCTACTTTTTGTAAATAATTGATTTGCAATTTTTTCCGACTTACCTTCTAAACTAGTGTGATCGTTTGATACtttgctaccattttgtttCAATTTGAGAGAACCACCTTTGTTTAATCGCTCACACATGAGAGCTATATGACGTTTCAGTTTGCTCGTATCTTTCTCCATAACGTTGGATTGCAAATTTGCTAAGAAAAATTATACATTATATTTATAAAACTGCTCTGTCATGGATCATGTTGTTTCACGTTACGTGGATATATAACGGTAACATACCATTCTGCTCCTTTGCAGATTTTGCTAGACATGTTCGAAGAAGATAACCAATGTTACTGTTTACACTTTCTTGCCAACCCTAAAAATTGGTTAGCATACACTAAAGAACACATACTTTACAACGTtcaaggctgaaatacacgaaGCTTAAAATTCAAAGATTTATTTCCGTCCGATTTTTATGAATCTAATCTGATATATAAAACTGGAAGATATGTTACAAACATTTCTAACAGAATAACAAACGAGAAAATCAAATATTGCCTAGAACGTTTTAAAATGGATTTTGATAgatattttctttgattttaaatTGCTGACAAAAAATGCTGACGTTGGCAAGAAAATAATTATGGTAATTTATTCCTTCTTATGTTTTAAGTTTTATGTCAGGAGTCATGCCCCCATTCCCTCAAAAGCCCATAAGAAACAAGAGGCAAATAGTTCCActgaaacaaaagaataattaagtCTATTAATTATTCCCGAATAAATTAACAACATTTGATCTTGATAGCAACATGGCTAGTTGATTTTGATTCTAATTTAGTAATCGCCAAATTAAAGATAAATCAATGAACACATTTTACACGAAAGCAACAAATATCACTTCGTGTTCgggagaataaataaataaaaagtcaacgcaaacatttttaaaaatggaaacgTAGTTTATAAGAACATTAAGGTTCAATGTTGGTCAACACCACCAGATTTTTCGGAAAAAAAGAGACTTTTGGTTGTCTTATCCTTGAGGTTCGTAAAACATAATAAGGCTATTCTTATAAACATAAAGAAAATGATTTGaacttaaatatttttctaCAAGTGAAAACGATGATGGATAGTCAATAATTTTTTGACTCGATGTCACGCTGTTGACGTCATGTTGTTGATATAACAACTATAAAAGGTGTTAACTCATTGAGAAAAATGATGAATAAACTCCCTCGGAATGTCCTTCTTAACCTCGCCCTTAGCAACCCATAATTAGCACGAAATCTCCTCCGCAAATGCTTAAACTATTACCAAATTAGGCTTTGATATGCGTGTtaacaaacattaaaatatataactaGCTCTTCTCCACAGAACAGTGAAAAGGTAACATTTCGAGTTATCAGGAGCTGATATTTTGTTCGCAATAATATGCCGAGATTTCAAAcctttttttaacgtttttctAATTCTGAAAATAGTATGCAGTAAAAACAGTCgcaagtttgaaattttgaaatctCAGAAAGCTTGAACGTCATGCGTTTAAACACATATCTTCTATAAACAAAACTTGAAAATATATGAGTAGTAAATAAACACTAAAGTATATGCAAATAAAATCCGTTTGCGTACGTCACAGGATATACTTCGTTACTAAGCTGCCAATCAATATATGCACTATTTTTGTCATATGCAACCAATCTCTGACGTTATCGAGGAATAATGTTAAATGACTTTATCACCTGTATATATCTCTAATTTTCTCCCCTCCTTTTATTTCTTTCACAAACCCTTATACTCGATCAACTTCCCCAATAAAGATGACAAAACTTAGGTCAGAGGTTAGATTtcataacttttaaacaaaacagcGGTCTCTTAATAATCCCACCACGATTAAGTACTAGGTTGTTTCTTTGGATTATATAAGCGAACATATATAACAAATGCGACCTTTTCGTCAACCACAAGAGAGCAAAAATACCACAAAAACTCCACTGCTTAGTTAGTGTTTGTACTGGCTTCATTATTTGCTTGGAAACGAGGCTCCATTAAAACAAGCATCAAAGTACTATTTTGCTGATTATTAACGTGGAATAAATTTCATCGTGTTCCTATTATTACCCTAAAACGAGACTACGCCAAAAGTGCCGTACCACTTTTCGATCTGTGGAACACATGACACATGAGATGAGATGACACATGATCATGTaccttctttaaattttttaaaaatgtaagcaAATGCAAATCACAAATTACAACATGCGCTCACGTGAAATTTGTGTTATTAAATGTTCTCAAATTGTGCAAAACGTTCTTTGCGAGTATAATACATGCTAAGTATGTCGATACATATCAAGGAAATTACTTGCGGCTAAAATTTTGCTAAACTTGATAAGAATAGACGACTATCAAATAAGCAATGAAAAAAGCGAACGTCCAAGGTTGAATACCATGAATATTTGtacatgtaaacaaaacaaaagaatcaCAAGAAGAAtcaaatctttattttcttttaacggAAAATCCATATTAGGTTAACCTAGCCAGTTAGCCCTGGGAGTACCATGTTTACAAACTGTATTCAGAAACCACATCAAAAGAAACAAAGGCCTTGTAACTATGATAACAGGTCGCAATaagtgaaaacaattttaaggtAATCCTcacattataaaaacaaaaggttGTGATTGTTGTCAACAACACTTGACTGTTATAGAATTGAAATGAAATTCCGCTTAACACACCTCCACAGGCATTTTAAATACAAACAACATTTTGCAGAATCAACTTAAAAAACTTTCCACCATTTAAATACATAAAGTTTCTCCATCTTAGAAACGCTGAACtaaatttattgtgaaattttatTTCCACAAGCCCTGGGTTGTTTTGACTGTATATGGTTTTCTTGTGAAGAATCGAGCACGATTTTCTTGAAAGACATAGGAAATCAGTTACAGTAGAcgaaaaaatgtataagatatttaaaattaaataaataaagatggAACTCATCAGTGAATtcattctaaatttttttaaatgaaccgtgCACCGTGTTTGTAAAACTTGTCGTTATAATGGTAAAGTTTTAAATCTTTGCTAACTTTCTCCTTGTTCTACACAATTACAAAATAGCTATAGAACTCTTTGCGTTTTTGTCTTAAAATATCACTCAGTTTGTTAatatgtttctttttaaaaaacttcttcCCCTTAGGTGTTGTTTACCCAAAAAGCATGTTTGTTTACCCATACGAAAACACTAAAGCATCAGGGAAGGAGATGATCGCACTCAATACTTTCATATGAACGAAATTTTAAGCGCATAGctactttaaattaaaaaacatcagGCTACGTACGTACCAATGTATGAGCGTCTGAAACAATAGGAGACAAGCAAGCTTTTAGTACATTGAATTCTTCATCTGACATTGATGCAAATATTCTAAAAAACAAAtgtagaaaattaaaaacttattcTAGAAGGTCCTTTTAGGGAGTGGCTTCAAACGTTTGACGATCAACTACACGAATAGGTACAGTCCTAAGTGACCATAGTTGGCAGAGGGGTCAGAACCTGTATTTTTAAAACACCCCTCCCCTATTATTACGAACCTCACCCTTTTTATTTTCAGTAACTCCCCATTATTTTTAGCTCAAGCTAATATCTTCATCCTGTAACGGATATATAACACCCTGTTAATTTGAACTCGTATTCAAAGAAATAAGAAAGtactcttttgtttttaaaagaatatatgGAACCTACCAAAAAACGATGTTGGTTAGTTACAAAAAATTGATAGTAAAGAAAAGTTCTAGCAAATTGTTTTGGGGTCTTGCTAACTCCATTTGTCTTTTATAGTCACCAAATGCGACTAAAAATAGTTGGTATTTTCAGAATTTTCAGCAGGATCTATAATGCTTAGATAAGTGTCTATAATTTTCTAACGTTGCCTATTTTGAAAATTGCCACAAGCTTAGTTTACTAAGCTTATCTCTTAAATCTTGACAATTGTCAATTTATAATGGTTTTTTCCTATAGAGTTATGAATGAATGGAAAATTCAGAGCAAGCACTGCACACTCAGTTCTAATAAGAACAA
The genomic region above belongs to Hydractinia symbiolongicarpus strain clone_291-10 chromosome 4, HSymV2.1, whole genome shotgun sequence and contains:
- the LOC130642026 gene encoding 23 kDa integral membrane protein-like, producing MADGKMNLIKYLVFFFNFLFWLSGLALIIVGGIIRDRYGDYLSYADNKFANASVFIIIVGVIVFVIGFLGCCGAIKENYFMMVAFSALLGIIFILEIVAGALGFAYKKKAEDVATKALDKAVEDYLRQPGAKKILDWAQQKFSCCGTYGPDDYKLSPASSSSNSSTNATSSVCGDKTPRSCHAGNECSGSQFPDGCKKEFITFLKDHLVTIGAVAIGIAFIQILGIIFACCLMKSIKNEYEVV